ATTCCCCTATTTGTGTTTCGTCTATTAAAATTTGCACTAGAAATACAAAAAAGGAGCAAATGCCCCTTTCTTATTGATGCCACCCTGTCAAATAGACACTCGAATTGATTCTAAGAATAAATCCGCTAACCAAATTCACGATGGCACTGCGTAGTTACACTGCAAAACGATCAAGTAATAATTCTGCGCAAATTACAATCTCGCGTAAATTACAATCCTGCAGTCGGTATCAAATACACTAACGCAGACCAAACCGATACCCAACCAACCACCGCTACTGCATCTAACCAATCTTTCTTATCCATGCTTATCTCCACAAGAAGTGTGACCTGCAGGAATAAAGCATAAACAGTGCCAAATTTATAAACAGCTATAACTAATAATGTTAAGTGCAATCATTGATGCTGATTATCTAAAACACTCCATGCAATTCAGCGGTTCATTGTGTTTAAGAGACTCTGGGTATTCTTGTAGAAACTCGATAAAACAGTCGGCCATAGAATCGGTCGTCACCACGCCATCACCTATCATATCTAAGACGGCGTTATAGCCCTCTTTTCCTTTCATGGTGTAGGCTGACGACGCGCCTCGGTAAATTCGGTCACGAGAAACTGGCTGCCAACCGGATGTTTCAGAGTGTATTTCTAAATGGTGAATCCTATGCCCTATAGGCGCTTCTTTGTGGTAGCAGAACCTTAGATTATGAGTATAAGGAAAGCTGCCGGAACCTGTGCCCACGACACCATTATCGATCGCGTTATTGATTGCACCTTCAAGCATGCCAGCGATCGTTTCACCTTTTACTTCATACACACCAATGGGTACGGCAAACGGTAGTAGTTTTCCGGCAATATCGGCAACGGATACATCACCACTATTGAGTGAATTTCGCACTCCACCAGAGTTGTGAATCGCAAATTCAACCTGATGCCCTTTTTTGTTCATTAGGTAGTGAAATGATTGAGCAACCAAGGGCGCAAGCTGACTTGGACCTTTCTCATCCGGGATCCGAATATGGCGCAGTGTTGTGTCTGCATGAGCAATCACTTGTTGCTGAAGCTTTCGAACTCTCGGCTGGTATTTATCCGTCAGAATACTCTGCAGCTCAGGATCTTTTTTACACACTGCAATATTAGGGTGATTATTTAAAAACTCACATGCCATGTCGTGGGCATCGTCTTGCCCTACTTCACTCAATTTCGCGTCTATAAACAGTCGACGGCCTAACAGCAGTTCGTTCTTACCGTTGAAGTGAGTCACTTTGCCTTCAGCATCGAACTCGATTTCGCAGTGTCCTAGGCTCATGGCGTGGAAACCCGCTTGCACAACATAGGTGTCATCGACTTTCACTCCGTAATCATCATCTTTAACTAAGCCAATATCAGAGAAATCACCTTGTAAGCGATGACTATGACCACCAACAATGACACCAATACCTGTTACGTTGGCTGCTAACTCTAAATCAGCTTCGTAACCAAGATGACTAAGTAACACAATCTTGTTGATACCAGCTTTATGAATCTGCTCAATGGTCGCTTTTGCTGTTTCTAAAGCATTTTCAAATGGTGTATCGATATCTGGATTGGCAATGCCTGCCATTTTGTCGATGCTTAAGCCGAATATTGCAACCTTCTCGCCATCAAACTCTTTCGTTATAAAAGAGGCACTTCGCGTTACAGTCAGATAGGGTTTAACAATTTCGTTGTCCGCTAAGGTATGAGTTTTATTGATATCCTCATTCGATAGATTCCAGTTACCGGCCAACAGTGGGAATTTGATTCTTTTCGCGAAAATCGCAACGGGCTCATTACCCATATCTAGCTCGTGATTGCCAAGCGTCATGGCATCTATATTAAGGGCATTCAACAAATCGGCGTTGGCTTTTCCCTTGAATAAAGAAAAGTACAAAGTCCCCTGGAAGCAGTCACCAGCATGCAGGAACAGGGTTCCAACCTTCTGACGCTGGGCATCTTGTTCTATTTGTTTGAAGCGTGTTGAAATTCGAGCAAAGCCACCAGTACTGACATAAGGTTCAATGATGTGGTTGTTCATTTTAAGTGATAGCTGTAACGAGGTTGGTTCAAAGTATGAGTGGGTGTCGTTGATGTGTGCCAACACTATTTTTGTCGGCTTATTCTTTTTAGTCATATTTTCTTCTCTCTTTGTCCCTTCATACTAGGTCGAGAATCATGACAGAATCGTGAATTTTATGAAACTGCACTGCAAAAAAATACTCGAGATAGATCGAAAATCTCATTTTGCACCGTATAAATAAACAACGGGTTTTGTGACAGGTGAGCATACCAGATTTGTGTTTTTCGATTATGATTAAAGATATCTGTTAGCTTTCAAACAATTAGCAGAGCCTTCCGTTAGGAGTAAGCCTATGCAACTAGAAAGAATCGAGATTTCTGGCTTTCGAGGTATTAAGCGCATGTCTCTTGCGTTTGATGAGCTAACCACGCTTATTGGTGAAAATACTTGGGGTAAGTCTTCATTATTGGATGCCCTTTCCGTCGTTCTCCCTTCAGACGGAGTTCCAT
The nucleotide sequence above comes from Vibrio atlanticus. Encoded proteins:
- a CDS encoding bifunctional metallophosphatase/5'-nucleotidase, whose amino-acid sequence is MTKKNKPTKIVLAHINDTHSYFEPTSLQLSLKMNNHIIEPYVSTGGFARISTRFKQIEQDAQRQKVGTLFLHAGDCFQGTLYFSLFKGKANADLLNALNIDAMTLGNHELDMGNEPVAIFAKRIKFPLLAGNWNLSNEDINKTHTLADNEIVKPYLTVTRSASFITKEFDGEKVAIFGLSIDKMAGIANPDIDTPFENALETAKATIEQIHKAGINKIVLLSHLGYEADLELAANVTGIGVIVGGHSHRLQGDFSDIGLVKDDDYGVKVDDTYVVQAGFHAMSLGHCEIEFDAEGKVTHFNGKNELLLGRRLFIDAKLSEVGQDDAHDMACEFLNNHPNIAVCKKDPELQSILTDKYQPRVRKLQQQVIAHADTTLRHIRIPDEKGPSQLAPLVAQSFHYLMNKKGHQVEFAIHNSGGVRNSLNSGDVSVADIAGKLLPFAVPIGVYEVKGETIAGMLEGAINNAIDNGVVGTGSGSFPYTHNLRFCYHKEAPIGHRIHHLEIHSETSGWQPVSRDRIYRGASSAYTMKGKEGYNAVLDMIGDGVVTTDSMADCFIEFLQEYPESLKHNEPLNCMECFR